The Metabacillus sp. B2-18 genome has a window encoding:
- a CDS encoding nuclear transport factor 2 family protein: protein MNQRIQQLEDIEAIWKIQATYGHYVDKGWYCKEIYFKELSSLFTEDATWESSNEIVEMLKESTATVELGMHSFTNRLLI from the coding sequence ATGAATCAACGTATTCAGCAACTTGAAGACATCGAGGCCATTTGGAAAATACAAGCAACTTACGGACACTATGTAGATAAGGGGTGGTATTGCAAGGAAATCTATTTTAAAGAACTTTCATCTTTATTCACAGAAGATGCTACGTGGGAAAGCAGCAATGAAATTGTAGAAATGTTGAAGGAGAGTACAGCAACCGTTGAACTTGGAATGCATAGCTTTACGAACCGATTATTGATATAG
- a CDS encoding GNAT family N-acetyltransferase, with protein sequence MKIDYFIFNSIPNKDVLNGIIELHKVIFATSDDLINKMVNKPKLLVIIAMNDTKVIGYKIGYELDNNKYYSWLGGVDTYYRKHGIASELMERQHQYLKENGYSIVQTKTMNKWRNMLVLNIKNGFDVIDTYTDEKGLHKIILEKKLIN encoded by the coding sequence TTGAAAATTGATTACTTCATTTTTAATTCAATCCCAAATAAAGATGTTTTAAATGGAATTATAGAATTGCATAAAGTTATTTTTGCGACTTCTGATGATTTGATTAACAAAATGGTAAATAAACCTAAATTATTGGTGATTATTGCAATGAATGATACCAAAGTTATTGGATATAAGATTGGATATGAACTTGATAATAATAAATATTATAGTTGGTTAGGTGGGGTGGATACTTATTACAGAAAACATGGTATTGCTTCTGAGTTAATGGAAAGACAACATCAATATTTAAAGGAAAATGGTTATAGTATTGTTCAAACAAAAACAATGAATAAATGGCGTAATATGTTAGTCTTGAATATAAAAAATGGATTTGATGTCATTGATACTTATACTGACGAAAAAGGATTACATAAAATAATTCTTGAAAAGAAATTAATCAACTAA
- a CDS encoding helix-turn-helix transcriptional regulator: MSNQIPRHNNIGERIRAKRKEIGMTLGELAKGICSVGKLSNIENGNIPVSNQDLKQFSEKLNTPISYFSDPNIHERLREIDYQIQKIKDLIGLKQWHYVEKELSTFKIKIDTYQIKSRDIDYQFLNGIYNLRKNNNKKAEEYLLKVINLEENNNYNLRLKLKAYNAIASIWFDEKRISKSLNFLDRALALSNESPTITKEERDNIYFNLSILYLYIGSYSKALKSINNVHHHLIYPLETEYINLLIRYLENIKIGDIREELLLLREKLHLKNDKEGIFRGWALTIYTIMTSYPGAELVTKLKEIFWIDAEMVFQMDEFKETSLSIYQLGIYVLLENSPDIQFIKKLINKSKTILIDIDCKIIRSRNFYLEGKFYKNLLNDTNKALSLFYNALDLLENDYEGLLKADILYEISRIKAIESEAMTALELYHGHLESQFLFTHFHELTLPSFKF, translated from the coding sequence ATGAGCAATCAAATACCTAGACATAACAACATCGGAGAAAGAATAAGAGCAAAAAGAAAAGAAATAGGTATGACCTTAGGAGAATTAGCTAAGGGAATTTGTTCTGTTGGCAAGTTAAGTAATATAGAAAACGGGAATATTCCTGTATCTAATCAGGACTTAAAGCAGTTTAGTGAAAAACTAAATACACCCATCAGTTACTTTTCTGATCCGAACATTCATGAAAGGTTAAGAGAAATTGACTATCAAATACAAAAAATTAAAGATTTAATTGGTCTAAAACAATGGCATTATGTAGAAAAAGAACTCTCAACTTTTAAGATCAAAATTGATACATATCAAATTAAAAGTAGAGATATTGATTATCAATTCCTTAATGGAATCTATAATTTAAGAAAAAATAATAATAAAAAAGCAGAAGAATACTTATTAAAAGTAATTAATTTGGAAGAAAACAATAATTACAATTTACGCTTGAAATTAAAAGCATATAATGCGATCGCAAGTATTTGGTTTGATGAAAAAAGGATATCTAAGAGTTTAAACTTTCTTGACAGAGCTTTGGCTCTCTCAAATGAAAGTCCTACCATTACAAAGGAAGAAAGAGATAACATATATTTTAATCTATCTATCCTTTATCTCTATATTGGATCCTATTCAAAAGCTCTAAAGAGTATAAATAATGTCCATCATCACTTAATTTATCCTCTTGAAACAGAATATATTAATTTACTTATTAGATATCTAGAGAATATAAAAATTGGGGATATTAGAGAAGAATTGCTCTTATTAAGAGAAAAACTTCATCTAAAAAACGATAAAGAGGGAATTTTTAGAGGCTGGGCTTTAACTATTTATACTATTATGACTTCTTATCCAGGAGCAGAATTAGTTACTAAATTAAAAGAAATATTTTGGATTGATGCTGAAATGGTTTTTCAAATGGATGAATTTAAAGAAACTAGTTTATCTATATACCAATTAGGAATCTATGTTTTATTAGAAAACAGCCCTGATATTCAATTTATCAAAAAATTAATTAATAAATCAAAAACTATTCTTATTGATATAGACTGTAAAATAATTCGCTCTAGAAACTTTTACTTAGAAGGAAAATTTTATAAAAACCTATTGAATGATACCAATAAAGCTCTTTCTCTATTTTACAATGCTTTGGATCTTTTGGAAAATGACTATGAAGGTCTTTTAAAAGCCGATATTCTTTATGAAATCAGTAGAATTAAGGCAATAGAAAGCGAGGCAATGACAGCACTTGAATTATACCACGGTCATTTAGAGAGTCAGTTTTTATTCACTCACTTTCATGAGTTAACTTTACCTTCGTTTAAATTTTAA